In Helianthus annuus cultivar XRQ/B chromosome 9, HanXRQr2.0-SUNRISE, whole genome shotgun sequence, the following are encoded in one genomic region:
- the LOC110874702 gene encoding uncharacterized protein LOC110874702 produces the protein MYGFACYMEDNQRKCLVLPKKYKEWITDFNYPLGFVKMRTTNGQVFEVKVYELANFCYFYNGWYSVVETLKLQSGSWLVFQYEEALSSFRIFYFYDNIEFAPSDYFYYRPNGAFDKPDAMHINRLFVHHKMDNTIPNYPVVIRGPGKRKVFVRMEVFDNQLYITTGWDRIKKKLSITDEHMLVFAMIDLHNFDMFVFNCSKNADLVLPPELYAAAVKEEIKEDVISISDAEDVDEVSNRTEANMLPVARNEETIPIVFRVDNHFRIKKHLAKKIGLDRKRCLKIVDAEGNVWDVQVGIEAPDGRFYIKT, from the exons ATGTATGGTTTTGCATGTTACATGGAGGACAACCAAagaaaatgtttg GTTCTCCCAAAAAAATATAAAGAATGGATAACAGACTTTAACTATCCATTGGGCTTTGTGAAAATGCGGACAACGAATGGGCAGGTCTTTGAAGTGAAGGTATATGAGTTAGCAAACTTCTGTTATTTTTACAATGGGTGGTATTCTGTTGTTGAAACTTTGAAGCTACAATCTGGATCCTGGCTGGTATTTCAGTATGAAGAAGCATTATCAAGTTTCCGAATATTTTATTTCTATGACAATATTGAATTTGCTCCATCTGATTATTTTTACTACAGACCCAATGGTGCTTTTGATAAACCGGATGCTATG CATATCAATCGTTTATTTGTACATCACAAGATGGACAATACCATCCCAAACTATCCAGTAGTTATTAGAGGTCCTGGAAAGCGTAAAGTGTTTGTTCGAATGGAAGTTTTTGACAATCAGCTTTACATAACAACTGGATGGGATCGGATTAAGAAGAAATTGTCAATAACTGATGAGCATATGCTTGTGTTTGCAATGATTGATCTTCACAATTTTGATATGTTCGTTTTCAATTGTTCAAAGAATGCTGATTTAGTGTTGCCGCCGGAATTATATGCTGCTGCTGTTAAGGAAGAAATTAAAGAAGACGTTATTAGTATTTCTGATGCTGAAGATGTGGATGAGGTTAGTAATCGCACAGAAGCTAATATGCTCCCTGTAGCCAGGAATGAGGAAACTATTCCAATAGTTTTCCGTGTGGACAATCATTTT CGCATTAAAAAACATCTTGCTAAAAAAATTGGCTTGGATAGGAAGAGGTGTTTAAAGATTGTAGATGCTGAAGGTAATGTTTGGGATGTTCAAGTGGGAATCGAGGCTCCGGATGGTCGGTTTTACATAAAAACATGA
- the LOC110876407 gene encoding replication protein A 70 kDa DNA-binding subunit B: MVFHCNGQGRKIQAGIKAPLIPVFISQLHEDEVVILSRFGVGENNDTYKVVNHGYKINFYRCTAVTRASGWEGVDYGFNFMAHSEILKGEGKNLVTVDVAGIVVWCGDMEVFPNERKRMNFDLQDVQGEVVHCTLWNGYAQQFNDFLTQNNPIENVMAVIQHAKIKLWQGQYTVQNDKFGTRLFLNEEIHEVNELRRRLLVKHFEAGASSSQTILSSQSVFPVRQEFLIDTPKKHVDEIIEIESVMSCVVVATIKIVQENYGWFYPACRNCNKKVLTKTEYLQYAKIISDEVMNLSPTSLVCPKCDKECTSITIKFKVHLRVQDETGSISFVMFDKDVMKLIGSTASDIRERQVKANDTESFPHEISRLVEKKLAFKIEVSDYNLNHDYHVYTIQKLCDDPDILAELVAGNGNGLEVVDEVFSQEGSEIKVERLSESSQMAGAAISKDVVSVTADSSVVEAEKDSGTSPNGKRSMQDVEGQNIGELSSSSKNNRKRSSRVKT; the protein is encoded by the exons ATGGTATTTCACTGCAATGGTCAGGGTCGTAAAATTCAAGCAGGTATTAAGGCTCCATTGATACCTGTGTTTATCTCTCAACTCCATGAGGATGAGGTTGTTATTCTATCCAGATTTGGTGTTGGAGAAAACAATGATACCTACAAAGTTGTTAATCATGGTTACAAGATTAACTTTTACCGTTGTACGGCTGTTACACGTGCCAGTGGTTGGGAAGGGGTTGATTATGGATTTAACTTCATGGCACATTCAGAAATTCTTAAAGGAGAGGGAAAGAATCTGGTCACTGTTG ATGTTGCTGGAATTGTTGTGTGGTGTGGAGATATGGAAGTCTTTCCGAATGAAAGAAAAAGGATGAACTTTGATCTTCAAGATGTGCA GGGAGAAGTAGTTCATTGTACTTTGTGGAATGGATATGCACAACAATTTAATGATTTCTTGACGCAAAACAATCCGATTGAGAATGTCATGGCTGTCATTCAGCATGCGAAGATTAAGCTGTGGCAGG GACAATATACCGTTCAGAATGATAAGTTTGGAACTCGATTGTTTCTCAACGAAGAAATTCATGAGGTTAATGAACTTCGTAGGAG GCTTTTAGTGAAACACTTTGAAGCTGGTGCTTCTTCTTCTCAAACCATTCTTTCATCTCAGAGTGTATTTCCAGTCCGTCAAGAATTTCTAATTGATACTcctaagaaacatgttgatgaaaTAATTGAGATTGAAAGC GTAATGTCATGTGTGGTAGTTGCAACGATCAAAATTGTTCAAGAAAACTATGGGTGGTTTTATCCGGCATGTCGAAACTGTAACAAGAAGGTGTTGACTAAAACTGAATACTTACAATATGCTAAAATCATTTCTGATGAGGTCATGAATCTGTCTCCTACTTCATTGGTTTGTCCGAAATGCGATAAAGAATGTACATCGATAACCATTAA GTTCAAGGTACATTTGAGAGTCCAAGATGAAACCGGTAGTATCTCTTTCGTGATGTTTGATAAAGATGTAATGAAGCTCATTGGTTCAACTGCGAGTGATATAAGGGAACGCCAAGTGAAGGCCAATGATACTGAGAGTTTTCCACATGAAATATCTCGGTTGGTTGAAAAAAAGTTGGCTTTTAAAATTGAAGTTTCTGATTACAACCTTAACCATGACTATCATGTTTACACTATCCAAAAATTATGTGATGATCCGGACATACTTGCTGAGTTGGTTGCTGGTAATGGTAATGGTCTTGAGGTTGTTGATGAG GTGTTTAGTCAAGAAGGTTCAGAAATCAAAGTTGAGAGATTATCTGAGTCCTCACAGATGGCTGGTGCTGCTATTTCAAAA GATGTTGTATCTGTTACCGCCGACTCTTCTGTTGTCGAAGCCGAGAAGGATTCGGGCACCAGTCCGAATGGTAAACGTTCGATGCAGGATGTGGAAGGTCAAAATATTGGGGAACTGTCTTCTAGCAGCAAAAATAATCGGAAGAGGTCATCTAGGGTTAAAACCTAG
- the LOC110878780 gene encoding uncharacterized protein LOC110878780: MKPINLIILSVFITINSISAAPATTIIFTTNGRSRYAFDVFSLPLDTTGHELQLTDGTSVNFNGHFVSSVNPNKNINTVTDPDPSSVKLIYVTERNGTSAIYLDEVSVSVSYPGLDRTRKRSVIETESTRSQHRLVGGNGRVSMKDRPSLVGDLLIYVSTHEDTGVARTSWAAVYSTQLSSGLTRRLTTEKVADFSPAVSPSGLWTAVASSGEKGWGGEVEELDTDIYVFLTQNGLDRVKVVEHGGWPSWVDDSTFYFHRRGEDGWWSVYVAILPQDMPFSVDSVVTRRVTPPGLHSFTPAASLTKKNIIAVATRRPNSDYRHIELYDVISGKFKDLTRLVAPKANHYNPFISPDSSRVGYHKCRGAGSNGKMIKNDLFLESIRIEVPDISLFRIDGSFPSFSPDGSRIAYVGLPGLYVINSDGSGNRVIDPDVSAFPTVWDPKRKGVIYTSLGPTFASEDTSVDIYSVEVDLDEPRFTKLTIDGLNNAFPAVSPDGKWLAFRSGRTGHKNLYIMDAVEGEKGGLTQLTNGPWSDTMSNWSPDGDWIVFASDRHNPGSGSFGLYIIHPNGTGLRHLIHSGSAGRTNHPWFSPDGKRIVFTSDYAAVSAEPISNPHHYQPYGEIFTMKLDGSELTRLTHNSFEDGTPSWGPKFMKPENVEWSIDEEKCSFEDSEWLAISNRVDIDEAKIQCGG; the protein is encoded by the coding sequence ATGAAACCCATTAATCTGATCATCTTGTCCGTCTTCATAACCATTAACTCAATATCAGCTGCCCCTGCAACCACTATAATCTTCACCACTAATGGCCGATCAAGATACGCCTTCGATGTATTCTCTCTTCCACTCGACACCACCGGCCATGAACTCCAACTCACCGACGGTACCTCCGTCAACTTTAACGGCCACTTCGTCTCTTCCGTCAACCCAAACAAAAACATAAACACCGTCACTGACCCTGACCCATCGTCTGTTAAACTCATTTACGTCACTGAACGAAACGGAACGTCAGCCATCTATCTCGATGAAGTTTCTGTTTCTGTTTCTTACCCTGGTCTTGACCGCACCAGAAAACGTTCTGTTATTGAGACTGAGTCAACTCGGTCTCAACACCGACTCGTGGGTGGAAACGGGCGGGTTTCGATGAAAGATAGACCGAGTTTGGTGGGTGATTTGTTGATTTACGTGTCGACTCATGAGGATACGGGTGTGGCTCGGACGAGTTGGGCTGCGGTTTACTCGACTCAGTTGTCATCCGGGTTGACTCGGAGGTTAACCACGGAAAAAGTAGCTGATTTCAGTCCGGCGGTGTCTCCGTCGGGTTTGTGGACGGCGGTGGCGAGTTCGGGAGAGAAGGGTTGGGGTGGGGAGGTGGAGGAACTCGACACAGATATATATGTTTTTCTGACTCAGAACGGGTTGGACCGAGTCAAGGTTGTGGAACACGGTGGGTGGCCGAGTTGGGTTGATGACTCGACGTTTTATTTTCACCGGAGAGGTGAGGATGGGTGGTGGAGTGTTTATGTTGCGATTTTGCCTCAAGATATGCCTTTTAGTGTGGACTCGGTGGTGACTCGGCGAGTCACCCCACCGGGTCTTCACTCGTTCACTCCAGCTGCTTCGTTAACAAAGAAAAATATTATTGCAGTGGCAACTAGAAGGCCCAATTCGGATTATCGTCATATAGAGCTATACGACGTCATATCTGGGAAGTTTAAAGATTTGACCCGGTTAGTTGCTCCGAAGGCCAATCACTACAACCCGTTTATATCACCAGACTCCTCCCGGGTCGGGTATCACAAATGTAGAGGGGCTGGAAGCAATGGGAAGATGATTAAAAATGACCTGTTTCTTGAGAGTATTAGAATAGAGGTACCAGACATTTCGTTGTTTCGGATTGACGGGTCGTTCCCTTCGTTTTCACCCGATGGGAGTCGGATCGCTTATGTTGGTTTGCCGGGTCTTTATGTGATTAACAGTGACGGGTCAGGTAACCGAGTGATAGATCCGGATGTTAGTGCATTTCCAACGGTGTGGGACCCCAAGCGTAAAGGTGTGATCTACACGAGCCTCGGACCAACCTTTGCGAGCGAGGACACCAGTGTTGATATATACTCAGTTGAAGTTGATTTGGATGAGCCGCGGTTTACAAAACTCACCATTGATGGACTAAACAACGCTTTTCCAGCGGTTTCACCTGATGGGAAATGGCTTGCTTTCAGGTCGGGTCgaacgggtcataagaatttGTATATCATGGATGCTGTTGAAGGTGAGAAGGGCGGTCTAACTCAATTGACAAACGGACCATGGTCCGATACGATGAGTAATTGGTCTCCGGATGGGGACTGGATCGTATTTGCATCCGACCGTCACAACCCAGGTTCAGGAAGTTTTGGGTTGTATATAATCCACCCAAATGGAACTGGGTTGCGACACTTGATCCATAGTGGCTCAGCCGGACGCACGAATCACCCATGGTTCAGCCCGGATGGGAAGCGCATTGTTTTCACCTCAGACTATGCAGCTGTTTCTGCTGAGCCAATATCGAATCCACATCACTATCAACCATACGGAGAGATATTTACCATGAAACTAGATGGTTCAGAGTTAACCAGATTGACCCATAACTCTTTTGAAGATGGAACCCCGAGCTGGGGTCCCAAGTTTATGAAGCCAGAGAACGTCGAGTGGTCAATAGACGAGGAAAAATGCTCGTTTGAGGATAGTGAGTGGCTCGCAATAAGTAACAGAGTTGATATCGACGAGGCCAAGATCCAATGTGGCGGTTAG